Sequence from the Sphingomonas koreensis genome:
TCATCTGCGCCGCGACCCAGTCCTGCCGCGACCGGAGCGAGCAGGTCGACGGAGTCGGAGTCGGAGTCGATGTGCCGCCGCCGGTACCGCCGGTGCCTCCCGAGATCGAACCGGATCCGCCACCCCCGCCGCATCCGGCGAGCAGGGCGAGGATCGCGGTCATTGCGGTCAGGCGGCGGGCGGTGTTGCTGGATACGCGCTGCATCGTCAGTACCTTATCTGGAACCGCGGCGGTCGCCGCCACGACTGGCGGATGCGCGCATGGTTTCTGATGCGATCATCTCCACCGGGCGGTAAAAGGCAAGCGGGATCGGTGCGCTTGCCCTTGTGTTTCCAGCCTCCCCCTGCTAGGGCCCGCCTCCTGACGCCCGGGGCAGATGTCTCGGCGAACCCTTTTCTATTGAATATGATTCGGAGTTGAGACGGCTTTATGCAGATCATCGTTCGCGACAATAACGTCGATCAGGCCCTTCGTGCGCTCAAGAAGAAGCTGCAGCGTGAGGGCGTGTATCGCGAGATGAAGCTGCGCCGTCACTATGAGAAGCCGAGCGAGAAGCGCGCTCGCGAGCGCGCCGCCGCGGTCCGCCGTGCGCGCAAGCTCGAGCGTAAGCGCATGGAGCGCGACGGCGGCCGGTAAGGCCGTTCGGATCGCCGTCCGCGTGATCGCGGATGGCGTGACTCTTGTGACTTTTCCGCCGCGTGCAGTGCGCGGCAACCCGGGATAGCTGATCCATGTCGTCCGTCACCGCCGTGCCGATTCCCCCGACCAAGCGCAGCTATCTCGTCTGGCTCTGGATCGGCGTCGCGATCGCGGTGGCCGGCGCATTGGCGTTGGCCTGGGTCGGGACCCGTTCGGCGGCCGTTGCAAGCTATTCGAACGAGGATTTCCTGGCCTGGAACAAAGGCCAGTCCGGGGTGCAGACCACGGCGAGCGGCCTGCAGTACAAGGTGATCGAGCCGGGCGAAGGCCCGGCCGCTGCCGACAAT
This genomic interval carries:
- the rpsU gene encoding 30S ribosomal protein S21, which produces MQIIVRDNNVDQALRALKKKLQREGVYREMKLRRHYEKPSEKRARERAAAVRRARKLERKRMERDGGR